From Rhopalosiphum padi isolate XX-2018 chromosome 2, ASM2088224v1, whole genome shotgun sequence:
GTTTTCACCGACGCCCGGCGAATGATGGATTACCGGTATATTGATACTTCTTAGGTGTTCTTCCGGTCCGACGCctggaatgtaaaaaaaaatactagtggcataatcattttaattgtatatagtacctatacggtCTATACGGTCTGCGAGCAAATCGTCATCAGAAGCCGGATTACAAAACGATTGCTTTCACCGCGTGGTAAGTCTATACGCGGATCCCCTTGCGTGCGCGTATCTCCTCACGTAGACACAGAAAACAAACCGACCACATATtatcgtgtaatattattatatgcatcttACAGCGTTCGCAGACGCACACGCAAAATTGCGCAACTTCAAGTATGTGTGTAAAATCAAATCAgaatacgattaaaaaaaaacacgttaaATGTTCgtacaaatttaaatgatatttataaatcgcgtttaacataatataataattgtattattataacgttgtataatatatttataatataaaatcaatagtaatgtatattataattattattattatcgcaaaCAGGATAttccgtattttttttttttatcgaatattcttaatataaaaataagtaaaaaattattttacggttacaaattttaagtaaaagtaTGTGTAATGGTcgataatcaattaaaatacgttttttgGCTCGATTTGTTTCATAATAGtcgaatatttttatgatatatttaatttcttttttttatccaacTCCAAGTTGTTAGTTAGGTATTTGTTTAGCGTCTTGAAGATTACACTTAAAATTGCAATAgattttggaaaataaaacgttatgtttaaaaaaaaatggcagatgatataataatagttctgATATAACCACGAATTCTCCTCACCCGAGAGCATGAGCAATTGAGGACTGTTGATAGCTCCAGCGGACAATATGACCTCTCGTTTGGCCAGAGCAACCCGCTTTCGGCCGTCCCGTTCAAACTCCACCCCATAAGCCCGTTTGCTGTCCGGGTCGATGAGTACTTTTGTCACGTGTGACCACAACGCCACGTGCAGATTCCTCCGCAGCCTCACCGGTTGCAGAAACGCTTTCGATGAACTGCATCGGTAACCCCGGCGCATCGTGAACTGGTACAACCCGTAACCGGTCTGAATGTCGCTGTTGGTGTCCCGTATCTCGTAACCCATTTCTTCGCCAGCTTGCAAGAAAGCGAtacctgtaaaaaaataaagaaccaATTGTTAAACTGCAGCGATATTAAGACGATTATATATAATTGGCAACCTTATTCAACTGCATAGATAACAATTTGATATACACTTTTTATGAAAGCTAATAGATATTTGGCAATATCCGAATACCTTTAAGCTTTTCCACCAAAGCCAACATAGAAAACTGAGTTATTTATTTGTGAAGCTTCCATTTCCACCACCTCAGTTCgtaaaaatttgtttgtattgcAACAGAAATATTATACTGCAGAAGTCTTGACAATATTATAGCTGCAAGTCACTTACGCCATTTTTGGAGTGCTGATAATAGTCTCGCGGCTCCACGAAACGGCGTTCAAAACGGACtcgatacataataattgtatcaaacaactaggtacaataataaacgGGTTTGAGCTGCAAGTCATTTGATTAAATCACTTCTGGCGATTACATTTCAATTCCGatctttattttctattttttttttatttatatgaacacATGACTGTAtttcgtgtaaaatattatattcttaataattattagatttttatatgcatgtaaattttaacaaaaaataatcacattttacgattttatcataaatatcaatatgaCGGTATCCATACcagttaatgtattttaatatcttcatcatcaaacttatattttatagacataaaataaaatattgttaaatgttaatagtatattttaaaaatatatttcttttatatatgagtagatattttttatctattctataaaattttgataatgatatttataatgaaaatgaaagCAATTTcaagtagaaaatattataggtgatttatttatgtactaAGGGTAACATAgttggataaaaataaagttgaaataataaccatttttaAATGTGGAAAAAAAGTAAACTCGccaagtttaattatttactataaaatgacTTGtttctcaatataatattaatcaattataatttataacagttacttttttgtttaaaaagagTTCGTTTGTAGGATCTATAATAGCTTTACATTGAGCATATTGTTGGATTGTTGGATTATTACTTTATTGttcttaatacaaataaaacaagcTCGATATTACCAACTCTTTTTAATTGCcgtgtttaaataattgattatagttaacacaatacaaaaattaatcacTAATTCTTTACGCGTGTCATTGCACTATATTCGGTCTGTCATTGGCCATGTAACcaatattatactgatacaataatgtgacataataatatttacactataCTCGGCCATAAAATCGTCTCGTTTAATAAGGCGATGCATCTAATCCAAGGACGAGCATCGTGATGAGGAATATATCACGAATAAAAAAGAACCGCCCACTTTTCGAATTTCTCAACATTCACGTAAATATCAAATTGCCATCTACTCATCTGCCTGCCTATCTGACCAACATTGTTTCACCGAGTAACTGACGTGTACGATTCAACATAACGCGCAACACACACGTAACAatggtatatttttacatagttatCGCGAGTAATGccaaaacgtatattatacgcatatcaAATATGAGATTTTGATTTACCCAAAGGCGTGTTCCACGGCGAGTCTTGGACGGTCAGATAACCCCCGGTGGCGTGGTATCTGGTGTTTTTTGCCAAGTACGGATTCCGTTGGTCCTGCGACTTTTTGAAGTACGGAAGCACGTCCTCGAACCCCCAGCCGGGGTTGCCCATCCTCTCCCAGTTGTCGTAGTCTCGCTTGTTGCCCCGCACGTACAACATGGTGTTCAACACGCTGGAGCCGCCGATCACCTTACCTCGGGTCCAACAGCACCGATTGCCCTTCATCGCCTGGCACGCCGAACTGTCCGGCTGCGTCTTATACTTCCAGTCATACTTGCTGCCGTGTAAGTACAACGATATGGCTGGCACGTCTGTGATTTCGGACTCGTGTCCGCCAGCCTCCAGCAGTAGTACGTTCCATTCCGGGTTCGCGGACAGACGGTTGGCGACCACAGCGCCCGCCGATCCTCCGCCCACGACTATGAAATCATACTCAGATCTCAGGTTTTTCTCGTTCACCAAACGGTTTTCCGGGTCGTACAGGTCATAATTGTAGTAGGCTAAAGCGGCCAAGAACGTAGGCAAAAACAGTAGCTTTCCACCTCCGGCCACTTTGGTTGCGAACTTTATGGCACTTATGAGCACTGTGCCTGCGTGCACCATTTTGAGACTAGACGTCACATTCTATTCGTAACCAATATGAGAAGTAAACCTGCGAAcagaaaattttatgaatttaaaattggaaatattattgtttatctataAGCTTGCTAGTACATCGAAGATTACTTGAAAATAGCAAAAAGTACAGAGTAGgtaagtattattgtatacctactcaTACTTTGTGCGCAGTAAATACTTcgaattattctatattttaatgtcaTGTTACTGTGGTAGATTGATACGTTGTGATATTACGTAGAAAGTAAAAGTAGCTTTATTGTTAACAGTTAAAACCAATTTCTCGTCGAAAAGGGTAATTGTTTTCATAACTATGaactgttaattaattatattaaatatatttaattcgtcataattactttaaaaatatgcaacgttaatatttattgattttattttcgcgtacataattacattttgaaaaatatgagttaaaatatacttaagtataatTACTTTCTATAGAACATTTTAGTGGAATACTTATAAAGCTAATtgtctttaatttatatttaacaattcaGTTGGGAGACGTttttaaaatccattatttaTGTTCAAATACGATACCTACATAGAAATAGGAATGTTTTGAGATCccagaaaatgtttttttttttttattacgtaatAAGCTAAAGTGAGATTTAATCTAAATCTtctctttatatttatttcaactttAGAGTGTGTAAATTATGTTCCGGATCAGAAAGCAGAGTGAACAATTTATGGGGCTTGAGTTAAACTTCATTGTTATCTTTTTATTATcttgaaatgtttattaattgtaataaatgaattatgtttttaagcAAAATTATATAACGTTAATAAAcagaaataaagaataatttaatttaatttctatattatatttttgaaagtaaaaattattgaaacaagATATTTATTACGTTGATATCACtattctttttattaaattaatgctaatattaaaatttgtattattcgtttcacatcaatcaaatttaaaacatttatttattaactttatgtaCAAACTATGTAAGAAACTAAGAAAGAACTAAGAACCAGTAAGAACTTGGAACTATTGAAAACACGTGATATATTTAGCCTTGTCTAGTTGTAACACGTATGTAAACTACAGTGATCGACGAACGAATGAGGATTGAAAATTCACTTGGCAGTGGTACCCAAATGTGGTATTTTCTTTATTACACGTcatgtatacacacatatacatattatacaggaaAATATTTCTACATCATTGATGTAACGATATGTGGGCCtagattatcaaaaaaaaaaataataaaaataaaaaataaaagtgttgGAATGTAGGAATCCAACAAGAAGATTCTATAGTGTAGTTCCGGTGCGTGATGCGATCGGAATAATTTTAAGTGGAGTCTGGTTTTTTACAGTACGTTTTggttgtgttaaaaaaaaataacaggttGATTATTCGGATTTCTTGATTATCCTGCTATCGGAAGCATAGCTCTCGGcaagtgaatattattaataacgattATAACTATTCAGGGCATGAttgaattttcataatattggaCGATATGACTGCGCCCAGAGACAAATCAAATTGGCTATTGAAAAGCTTTGAAAcgataagtaattaattatcaacACTTTTATAtagatgcattataatatagtgaaagAGAAATTTACTGAATGACACGATTCGTGCAACAATATTTACTTAAAGTGGTAGCTTATTTAGAGTTCATGGTCAATactttcagttttattttttattaatatttactaaaatttaatgataataatttacaattgatatttaacttatacatatgatatatatataatgatacgaACAGTGACAGTCATGAAATCAATCGGCGACGCACTATCAAatggaatttttatatatttttttttttttgttaatatatatattatattaatatattatgtgcgagCTCGCTGCTCATGAATGACAGATGTATTTATTCAACGAAAATCATCGCGTTTTCATTATGTTTGACGTGTTTAATAATGGTGTAACATATACAACCTTTTACCATAATACCATAGGTATCCACCTATcagtttgtaattattatgagcTATAACCAGTCATTTATAATatggtttgtataatatatgcctaGGTACGCGTAATCATACATTCTAAGCCCAAGAAAGGtagttatgtttatttaagtaattttttttttttttttatcaatattaactttacgtaaactattatattttcatttatgcgTTAGAAAGCTTGtgtaaaataacgaataaatgttttgtttaaattaaagtttttgtaataaattatacctacgaCTCAGTGTCATTCAGATTTATTTCACAACAACAATTAAGTAAATGCTGgaacctattatttttaattgtacatatGAATACAAGTCCGAGAGGCATAACtggaataattttttagaacattttaaaaatgttattatttgttaaataataatgaaaaaaataattaaccacACGCACgtgactattttatttttacactattttGCAATGAGCGTGGACACAAAATGGTGTCATTTCATGACATAAACATCCCCTCTCCTTAAGTAAGGCCAAGGCCACTCTCTCATTTCCCCAAAGCACAAAGCATACATAACACTTttcaattaactaaaaaaatgtgaCATAATAATCTCATTAATTTATCGTAGTCATTATCACAAAGTATAATTACGGACCAGACACTGTCTTAGTAGAgagataagtatttaattttttttttttttactgttattatattaattgctaatgtaaaattattacaccGTGTACTGAAATGAGTGTACATTGAGTGCATATATCGGAAAAAGCGAAAACAGTTTAACTTGCATGTCTTACGTTCGATAAGAGCGAATAATTTTGAACTCGATGAGTAATGTAAAATGAAGTTCTTGCGGTGAtgttgtatataggtacatttcatGGTCACAAGTTCAAACGGTTGGCTCCATTAAAGTCAATACATTGGCGTACGTGACAATACCACACGACTGGAGTTACGTACGAACggcaaatatttaatgataaccCGATTATTATTGGTGAAAGCCTTATACAACTTGGTATTTTGTCTTTACCGGGTACAGCGTTTAGATACATATGTACAAACTGACGACATAACTGTAGCTATTGCTACACCGCGATGTTTTTTTGCGGCCGTCTTGTTGCGCTGTCTCGGTGGCGTACACGcgatattgttttaaacaatgataataattagttatcgaaacgaaaaatatgtattttataataattcttgtTTTACCG
This genomic window contains:
- the LOC132920982 gene encoding glucose dehydrogenase [FAD, quinone] encodes the protein MVHAGTVLISAIKFATKVAGGGKLLFLPTFLAALAYYNYDLYDPENRLVNEKNLRSEYDFIVVGGGSAGAVVANRLSANPEWNVLLLEAGGHESEITDVPAISLYLHGSKYDWKYKTQPDSSACQAMKGNRCCWTRGKVIGGSSVLNTMLYVRGNKRDYDNWERMGNPGWGFEDVLPYFKKSQDQRNPYLAKNTRYHATGGYLTVQDSPWNTPLGIAFLQAGEEMGYEIRDTNSDIQTGYGLYQFTMRRGYRCSSSKAFLQPVRLRRNLHVALWSHVTKVLIDPDSKRAYGVEFERDGRKRVALAKREVILSAGAINSPQLLMLSGVGPEEHLRSINIPVIHHSPGVGENLMDHVAVGGLVFPIDYPVSLVMNRVVNIPAALRYAVLGEGPLTSSIGLETVAFITTKYGNQSDDWPDIEFMLTSTSTNSDGGTAARKAHCLRDDFYNELLGDLNNKDVFGVFPMLLRPKSRGRILLRSNNPHQYPLMYHNYFSHPDDLRVLREGVKAAVAVGETTAMKRFGARFHAKPVPGCKTLELFTDEYWECVIRQYTMTIYHMSGTCKMGPPTDPFAVVDPKLRVYGIQGLRVIDASIMPQITNGNINAPTIMIGEKGSDMIINYWTGIDAKRRRRRSANITIS